GCTCGATAGGTATATCGCTGAGGAGCTTCAGGTGAGTGTTGCCGTGGCGGATGATCCCCTCGCAGCAGTGGTAGAGGGGGCGGGGAAGGTGCTTGATAACCTGGAGCCGTATCAAGGGGTCTGTAAATAAGTCTTCTTTTACGACTCTGAAAGATAAGAAGTAATTCTCAATTGTATTTGCGGTGTAGCAACTCTTCCCTAGAAGCTCCGTAGGTCAAACGTCCCATAGTCGTTGATCGTACAGGATATCGATTCGCCAATCGCTGGAAAAGTCTGCTCTCTGCTCGGTACAACAATTACCTGTTTGTAGGAACTATTTCTTCCGATAAGTCTTCTACCACCTCGCGCTGTGTCATGCTGGATTTCTGTTACAAGAATTTGTCCCTGAGTGTCCAGCCAGAAGCGATTTCTTGAGCGACTAATTCGACGAAAGAGTTTTGTTGTCTCAGAGGAGCGAGCTTTCACCAGTGAGCCAGAAAGCGGGGTGAGGGCAGCTGCTCTCGTTTTGGGGCGTGGCCAAAATCGAGATATGTTCACGACATCTGGCATACTGTGAAGCAAGGCGGACTGTGTCGCTTGATGATCTTCTTCCGTTTCAGTCGGATATCCACAAATGATATCTGTTGCAATCGTGAGATCTGGAAAAAAAGAACGACCTTTGGTTACAAGTGAGAGGTAATCTTCGGCAGTATGTTCCCTGCGCATATGGTCAAGCACGGTATTGCTGCCACTTTGCAGGGGAATATGGAGGAAACGATAGAGCTTCTCAGATTCCAGAAGCTTCCATAACGAATCCTCAAATTTATGAAAATGTTGAGGGTTCGCCATCCCAATCCGAATTTTAAACCGTCCTTTGATCTCGATAAGTGCTGAGAGGAGATCGGCGAGCGTAACTCCAATGTCTATTCCATAGGCAGATGTGTCTTGTGACGTAAGATATATCTCACGGTGGCCACGAGCGATCGCTTCCTGCGCAGTGTCCCTCAAATGACGAATTGAATGTGAACGAAGATTGCCCCGTGCAAGTTTCGTCATACAGAAGGAACATGAACTCAGGCATCCCTGAGAGATGCTTAATATAAAGGGTGAGCTCGGAGGTTCATCTCGAACTACGAGAGGAAGAGGTGATTTTTTTCTCTTCGTGATCTGAATTGGGGACCCCTGGAGACTTCCTGAGATAGCCTCTGGTAGCGAATCGAGGGTGTCGGGTCCAATCAGCGATTTATTCTTAAACAATTCGTTTTGAGGGTCAGCTTGAGAGAGGCATCCCGCAACGACAACTGTTTTGCCGATAGACTCTAATTCACGAATCCTCTTCTCTATCGCAGTTTGAGTGGGCCCTTTCACGGTACAGGTGTTTAAGACGACAACATCACTGTCTTTTTCGGCAGTTACGAGGTGTAGTCCTGAGGTCTCAGCATAGTGCTCCATCAGGCGGGTATCAGCGTGGTTGGCACTGCATCCATAGGTCTCGAATGAGACGGTCTGCCCTGCCAGGAGAGGCTTATTGCTCGGTGGAGTTAGGGTGCTGTTTTCTTGTAATAATTTGTTCTTCATACGTCACTTCGTTGAGACCTGTTGAGCAATAGCGTAGGCTCTTAAGGTATGAATTGGAAGCTCACCCTCAAATTACTCATAACTGCGACGCTTGTCACGGTTATCGCTCAGTCAGTTGATCTGAAGGCAAGTTTTCAGAGCCTGCTTCAGGTCCCCGCAGGGAGCATTCTTCTTGTTGTAATGGGATATCTGCTAGGACAGGTGATAAGTGCTATTAAGTGGCGGATGCTCGCTCAAGCTGGAGGAATCATCACTTCGACGATGGAATCCCTGAAAGCATATTTTATCGGCATGTTCATGAACTGCTTTGGGTTAGGAATGGTCGGAGGAGATGTCATCCGGGGGATGTTGATTTCAGGGAAGGGTGGCTCGCGGACGCTCGGTGTAACCTCTGTGGTAGCAGATCGAGCGCATGGACTCGCAGTGCTCGCAGGAGTGGGCGGTCTCTCGGCACTAATTTTTCGACCTGACTTCTTGGATTCTTATCTGATTGCCATGTTGATTTTTATCGGGCTTGGCGTTGGAACTGGCTGGATTCTTGCTCCGCTTTTAGTAAGTCGAATTTTTTCAGTTGAATCGAAACTTGGGAAGAAGCTGGTTCAGTTGACTGGAATGCTGTCTCGAGACTCAAGGGTACTTTTTCGAGTTAGCGTGCTATCGCTTCTCTTTCATCTCTTGCAGATCTCCCTCCACTGGTTCATGGCGGATGCACTTGGAGCCTCGATCCCCTTTCTTTATATTTTAACAACCGTTCCATTTATTAATATCCTGGGTAGTCTTCCGATAAGTTGGAATGGAGTGGGAGTACGAGAGGCCGGATACATCTTCTTTTTCACGCAGCAACATCCATTTCTTTCTCAAGAGCAAGCGGTAGCGATGGGTGCTCTTTGGCTGCTAGCAATTACCATTTCTAGTGCTGTCGGGGGTACCGTTGCCTTGCTATCGAAGGACTTGAATATATCCCTTCTTCGTTCTGATACCTTGCGAAATTCTTCTACTGCGCTGTAAAAGAGAAGGGTGAGCTGTGTTCGTCAGCTATGAAAAGGCAAAGATTTTAGCCTGGGAGGAATTGTAGCGTGGATTCGTGGAAAAAGTGTGTAATCTGCAAGAAGTCGATAGCCTTTAATCAGGCCTACTATAGATGTTCTGTTAGCGGATGTAAGAGTGAGCGGAAGTCGATAGTCTTTTGTAGTGTCCCGTGTTGGGATGAGCACCGTGCAGTCTTTGGTCACAGGAGTGCCTGGGCGGAAGAGCAAACGAGCCCCAAAAGTGGGGGTGCGAAAGTGGGAGAACGTTCTCCCCAGCGTACGGTAGTGTCTCTAACATCTGCTGCGAATCCAGCAAAAAGTCAAATTCCTTCGAGTCTATCTCGTGATATCTCTTACGATACCTTAGTGGTTGTCTCGAAAGTAAAAAAGTTAATTCGAGATCTTAGTGAGTTTAATACGAGTCAGTGTGCGATTGATGTTCTCACGGAGCGAGTAGTGGAAGAATGTCGGCAAGCTGTTGAAGTTGCGCGGTCAAGCGGGCGAAAGACGGTGATGGGAAGAGATTTTAGTAAGTAAGCGCCTTAACACTCCTCAAGCGAAAGGGAATACTGTCATAGGACAGGGGAATACTGTCATAGGACAGGGGAATACTGTCATAGGAAGCAGAGATACTGTCATAGGAAGCAGAGATACTGTCATAGGACAGCAGATATTCTGTCATAGGACAGCGTCACTGACTGCCGATATAGAAGGTAGCGTTATACATTCGGCGATTGGGGGCTGCCTCTTGTATTACCATTGTATGGGTTGGAGGGTCTGAGTTTTCGTATACCCAAACTCCATTTTGATTATGAATGATAATCTCTTCTCTATGGTCGCCTAGAATGTCGAAGTGATGAACGAAATGTTTTGACATGCCGGATTCGGGACTTCCCGCCCATGGAAAAGGAAATTCA
The bacterium genome window above contains:
- a CDS encoding UPF0104 family protein, whose translation is MNWKLTLKLLITATLVTVIAQSVDLKASFQSLLQVPAGSILLVVMGYLLGQVISAIKWRMLAQAGGIITSTMESLKAYFIGMFMNCFGLGMVGGDVIRGMLISGKGGSRTLGVTSVVADRAHGLAVLAGVGGLSALIFRPDFLDSYLIAMLIFIGLGVGTGWILAPLLVSRIFSVESKLGKKLVQLTGMLSRDSRVLFRVSVLSLLFHLLQISLHWFMADALGASIPFLYILTTVPFINILGSLPISWNGVGVREAGYIFFFTQQHPFLSQEQAVAMGALWLLAITISSAVGGTVALLSKDLNISLLRSDTLRNSSTAL
- a CDS encoding tRNA (N(6)-L-threonylcarbamoyladenosine(37)-C(2))-methylthiotransferase, whose translation is MKNKLLQENSTLTPPSNKPLLAGQTVSFETYGCSANHADTRLMEHYAETSGLHLVTAEKDSDVVVLNTCTVKGPTQTAIEKRIRELESIGKTVVVAGCLSQADPQNELFKNKSLIGPDTLDSLPEAISGSLQGSPIQITKRKKSPLPLVVRDEPPSSPFILSISQGCLSSCSFCMTKLARGNLRSHSIRHLRDTAQEAIARGHREIYLTSQDTSAYGIDIGVTLADLLSALIEIKGRFKIRIGMANPQHFHKFEDSLWKLLESEKLYRFLHIPLQSGSNTVLDHMRREHTAEDYLSLVTKGRSFFPDLTIATDIICGYPTETEEDHQATQSALLHSMPDVVNISRFWPRPKTRAAALTPLSGSLVKARSSETTKLFRRISRSRNRFWLDTQGQILVTEIQHDTARGGRRLIGRNSSYKQVIVVPSREQTFPAIGESISCTINDYGTFDLRSF